One Lepisosteus oculatus isolate fLepOcu1 chromosome 4, fLepOcu1.hap2, whole genome shotgun sequence genomic window, AGATGTGCAGTAGTGATACAGTAGTAGTGACAACAATAGTGACAGCTTTAGTTACAGTAGTAGTGACAGTAGCAGAAACAGCAGCCCTAACAGTAGCAGTGACAAGAGAAGCAACAATAGTAGTGACAGCAGAAGTGCAGTAGTGTCAGTACTGACAACAGTGGTGTGTGCCTGTGCTGTTGGAATCTCAGGGCTCAGAATCACTAGAAGATCAGTATTTACAGGTTGAATGTGATGTGAGCTAATGAAAGGGAGCTCACTGCCATCTCCCTGCCAGCACAGGGTGAGGAAAAAAGCATATCCCCATATCAGTCGCTGTCCTAGTGAATAGATTTCTCAGATTCTGCTTCTTTGTCTGCTGTAACGATTTGAGAATGTACTCTCACTGACGAGCaaacagccccacctggatgatgcaccaggcTGCTCatacacagcagctctcagtggggaggagagcagaaggatgaagccagttcagagacggggataattaggaggccatgactggtaaaggctagggggaaatttggccaggacgccagggtaacacccctactctttttgagaaacaccctgggatttttaatgaccacagagagtcaggatcttcACTGACTCTCACTgatgcttttatacagtatagtgtcaccaCAAGTCTTGATTTGTCTGTCTGTAGCATGTTTTTTCCTGGGAGTCAGGTCTGCTCTTTCTATGGAGGCACCTGCTCCTCTGGCTTGTTGTTTTATGAGAAGGGGCTCTCTGAAGCAAGACCTTGAAGTCAGGATCCTGCTTGTAGACTGAGGTCATAGCCCTCCTCACAGGAGTCTGAGCATTTTCTCTGTCCCAGAGCTTCTGACTGTGAAGCAGTGAGGCAGAGCTGAGGCTCAGGGACAGAGAGCAGTTCAAACTCCACTTTGGGAGGAGCAGCATCACACAGCACTTTCTCCAGCTGAACACACCCCTGACACACAAGATCACCCTGCTGCACACCTGATCTCAACACAGACAGCAGTGAGACACACCTGTTCACACACCTGATCTCAACACAGACAGCAGTGAAGACACACCTGTTCACACACCTGAACTCAACACAGACAGCAGTGAAGACACACCTGTTTTTATCTCCAGCTGGACACATACTTAAATCTTGttacatttctttctctttacAGAATTTGAGAGGGCACGCAGGAATGCAGGTGAGACTGTTTGGTTTCTCAAGCATTCGTCAATCTCATTAAAGATACACAAAGTATAGGTTCAGTGCACTGGGATTACTTAACACTGTTCATCCACAGATCTTCTCATTCGTCTCCTTTCTTGTCCATAGTGGACGTGACTCTGGACCCCAGAACAGCTCATCCCCATCTCATCCTGTCTGAGGATGGCAAACAAGTTAGACATGGTGACACACGACAGGATCTGCCTGACAATCCAGAGagatttacttcctgtgtcgaTGTCCTGGGAAAGGATGGGTTCACCTCAGGTcgacactactgggaggtgaAGGTGAAAAATAAGTCCGCCTGGACTTTAGGAGTCGTCAGAGAGTCCATCAAAAGGAAGGGGCAGATCACACTGTGCCCTGAGGCTGGCATCTGGACTGTGTGGCTGAGGGGTGGGACGTACACAGCAAATTCCACTGTCCCTGTtgattttgtgttgtttgttgatcaagcaaaaactaaaataacagcGCCATCAGTTTTGTTACTCGAGCTCTATTTCCACTGATTTCTAACTTCCTTTAACATCAAGCATTACAGTCATCAGAATACCCTGTGA contains:
- the LOC107077270 gene encoding butyrophilin subfamily 2 member A2-like → MSSTIKDQIIDSLDSLDSDRLKRFKEKLIDMGKDGQFPRAEVVNYDTIDLATRLINVFEEDGAVNKTITILRGLHENKIASDLEGKMEHGRLAVDLEFERARRNAVDVTLDPRTAHPHLILSEDGKQVRHGDTRQDLPDNPERFTSCVDVLGKDGFTSGRHYWEVKVKNKSAWTLGVVRESIKRKGQITLCPEAGIWTVWLRGGTYTANSTVPVDFVLFVDQAKTKITAPSVLLLELYFH